A portion of the Paucilactobacillus hokkaidonensis JCM 18461 genome contains these proteins:
- the aspS gene encoding aspartate--tRNA ligase produces MKRTSYAGLVDEKLVDQDVVLEGWVQKRRDLGGLIFIDLRDREGILQLVFSQEFSQAAWQVADTLRNEYVIEVKGTVKHRSDKEINPKMKTGQVEVEIHEAKLLAAAKNPPFYIEDDINVSDELRLKYRYLDLRRPEMQKNLKIRNLITRAAHNYFDNHDFYDIETPDLTASTPEGARDYLVPSRVYPGHFYALPQSPQIFKQLLMGAGFDRYYQIARCFRDEDLRGDRQPEFTQIDMETSFLSAEEIQELTEGLLKQVMHDAMGIELETPIKHIEWQESMDRFGTDKPDIRFAMELQDISDVVKDIDFKVFQNAIANGGFVKAICVPGGAEKYSRKDLDAKTEYIERFGAKGMAWIKVTEDGFTGPVGKFLKVKQDEISAAVGAKPGDLILFAADSFKIVSDTLGYLRNSIAKEMGMIDESKFAFIWVVNWPLFEYDEGIKRWTAAHHPFTMPNEEDVHYLNDGEDPHAAHAQSYDIVLNGYELGGGSIRIHTREVQEKMLKALGFTKEHAESSFGFLMNALDMGFPPHGGLAIGLDRFAMLLAKRDNIRDVIAFPKNSKATEPLTNAPAAVSDKQLMELGLFVNKMDEDK; encoded by the coding sequence ATGAAACGAACAAGCTATGCAGGGTTGGTTGATGAAAAGTTAGTTGATCAAGATGTTGTGTTAGAAGGTTGGGTACAAAAACGTCGTGATTTAGGTGGGTTAATTTTTATTGATTTACGTGATCGTGAAGGAATCTTACAATTAGTCTTTAGCCAAGAATTTAGTCAAGCAGCTTGGCAAGTTGCTGATACATTAAGAAATGAATATGTCATTGAAGTTAAGGGAACCGTTAAACATCGTTCTGATAAAGAAATTAATCCCAAGATGAAGACTGGCCAAGTGGAAGTCGAAATTCACGAAGCTAAGTTACTAGCAGCTGCTAAGAATCCACCATTTTACATTGAAGATGATATTAATGTTTCGGATGAATTACGATTGAAGTATCGTTACTTAGATTTGCGCCGTCCAGAAATGCAAAAAAATCTAAAAATCCGTAATTTAATTACTCGAGCTGCACATAATTATTTCGATAATCATGACTTTTATGACATTGAAACGCCAGATTTGACTGCTTCCACTCCTGAAGGTGCTCGTGATTATTTGGTACCATCACGGGTTTATCCAGGTCATTTTTATGCATTGCCACAATCACCACAAATTTTCAAACAATTGTTAATGGGTGCTGGGTTTGATCGTTACTATCAAATCGCTCGTTGTTTCCGAGATGAGGATTTACGTGGGGATCGTCAACCTGAATTTACTCAAATTGATATGGAAACCAGTTTTTTATCAGCTGAAGAAATTCAAGAATTAACTGAAGGCTTATTGAAGCAAGTCATGCATGATGCAATGGGAATTGAACTTGAAACACCAATCAAACATATTGAATGGCAAGAATCAATGGACCGTTTTGGTACTGATAAGCCAGATATCCGATTTGCAATGGAATTACAGGATATTTCAGATGTTGTTAAAGACATTGACTTTAAAGTGTTCCAAAATGCAATCGCTAATGGTGGCTTTGTTAAAGCAATTTGTGTTCCTGGTGGGGCTGAAAAGTATTCTCGTAAGGACTTAGATGCTAAAACAGAATACATTGAACGTTTTGGTGCTAAGGGAATGGCTTGGATCAAAGTTACTGAAGATGGGTTTACAGGCCCTGTTGGTAAATTCTTGAAGGTTAAGCAAGATGAGATTAGTGCTGCGGTTGGTGCTAAACCAGGCGACTTAATACTATTTGCTGCTGACAGCTTTAAAATTGTTTCAGATACGTTGGGTTATTTACGTAATTCAATTGCTAAAGAAATGGGAATGATCGACGAATCCAAATTTGCGTTCATCTGGGTAGTTAACTGGCCATTGTTTGAATATGACGAAGGCATCAAGCGCTGGACGGCAGCTCATCATCCATTTACAATGCCAAATGAAGAAGATGTGCATTATTTGAATGACGGTGAAGATCCACATGCAGCCCATGCACAAAGTTATGATATTGTTTTGAACGGCTATGAATTAGGTGGTGGTTCAATCCGGATTCATACTCGTGAAGTTCAAGAAAAAATGCTTAAGGCACTTGGATTTACAAAGGAACATGCCGAAAGTAGTTTTGGTTTCTTAATGAATGCATTAGACATGGGCTTTCCACCACATGGTGGCTTAGCTATCGGGCTAGATCGCTTTGCAATGTTGTTAGCTAAACGTGACAACATTCGTGATGTCATTGCCTTCCCTAAGAACTCAAAGGCCACAGAGCCGCTAACAAACGCCCCTGCTGCTGTTTCTGATAAGCAGTTGATGGAGTTGGGATTGTTTGTTAACAAAATGGATGAAGATAAATAG
- a CDS encoding N-acetylmuramoyl-L-alanine amidase, with amino-acid sequence MAKFRPTRLQIIITTIFIVLTLGLTFALTRQKTVVVSVENVNIRQGPGLKYKSVKTVNHKTRLNVLAEKNDWYKVRISDNKFGWIASWLVNRRDNLKKATRLSEATIVIDPGHGGWDSGAEYKNSKKEKYMEKTYTLKMAQAVATQLRMQGAHVIMTRDTDKYVGLKPRPALAEKVSADAFISFHFDSSPKRNEATGLTTYYYHSGASKTLAKTLNSHFDNLPVTNRGTGFGDFLVIRDNTRPSVLCEMGYINDSHDFRSIKKLSYRLKVANNITSGLKQYFNN; translated from the coding sequence ATGGCCAAATTTCGCCCAACGCGCTTACAAATAATTATAACTACTATTTTTATTGTTCTAACTTTAGGTTTAACCTTCGCATTAACTCGCCAAAAAACAGTGGTAGTCAGTGTTGAAAATGTAAATATTAGGCAAGGACCTGGCCTTAAATATAAGTCTGTAAAGACGGTCAACCACAAAACACGTTTAAATGTGCTGGCTGAAAAAAATGATTGGTACAAAGTCCGAATCAGTGACAATAAATTTGGTTGGATTGCCAGTTGGTTAGTCAATCGGCGAGATAACTTAAAGAAAGCTACGCGTTTATCAGAAGCCACCATTGTCATTGACCCCGGTCATGGCGGTTGGGATTCTGGCGCCGAATACAAGAATAGCAAAAAAGAAAAGTACATGGAAAAAACTTATACACTCAAAATGGCCCAAGCGGTTGCTACTCAGCTAAGAATGCAAGGAGCCCACGTAATCATGACACGAGATACCGATAAATATGTCGGATTAAAGCCTCGCCCAGCGTTAGCTGAAAAAGTGTCTGCCGATGCGTTTATTAGTTTTCACTTTGATTCATCACCAAAACGTAATGAAGCGACCGGCTTAACCACTTATTACTACCACTCTGGCGCTTCCAAAACGCTTGCCAAAACACTGAATTCTCATTTTGATAACTTACCAGTGACAAATCGAGGAACTGGTTTTGGCGATTTTCTCGTAATTCGAGATAATACTCGACCATCAGTCCTATGTGAAATGGGTTATATTAATGATAGTCACGACTTTCGTTCCATCAAGAAGCTCTCTTATCGTTTAAAAGTGGCTAATAATATCACAAGTGGACTAAAACAATACTTTAATAATTGA
- a CDS encoding deoxyribonuclease IV — MLIGSHVGMKAPKMLLGAAQEAVSYKANTFMIYTGAPQNTRRKDTSEMKIDEGEQYIAEHKLSHIVVHAPYIVNLGNTIKPENFKFGVEFLRGEVMRATAVGADQITLHPGAHVGAGDDAALKQIIKGLNEVITTDQKPQIAIETMAGKGTEVGRTFEQLATIIAGVTNNDKLSVTFDTCHTSDAGYAIKDDFDGVLNEFDHVIGIDRLKVLHLNDSKNEQGSHKDRHANTGMGTIGFDTLSYIAHHPQLTEVPKILESPYVKIDDKHKVAPYGAEIAMLKKQQFDPEFVDKLIANK; from the coding sequence ATGTTAATTGGATCACACGTTGGAATGAAGGCCCCCAAAATGTTATTAGGTGCTGCTCAAGAGGCAGTTAGCTATAAAGCCAATACATTTATGATTTATACGGGCGCTCCGCAGAACACAAGACGCAAAGATACTTCTGAGATGAAAATTGATGAAGGTGAGCAATATATTGCAGAACATAAGCTATCACATATTGTTGTGCATGCGCCGTATATCGTCAACTTGGGTAATACAATTAAACCAGAAAATTTTAAATTTGGTGTTGAATTTTTACGTGGTGAGGTAATGCGTGCAACCGCGGTCGGAGCCGATCAAATTACGTTACATCCGGGCGCGCATGTTGGTGCGGGTGATGATGCAGCCTTAAAACAGATTATCAAGGGCTTGAATGAAGTCATTACAACTGATCAAAAACCACAAATTGCGATTGAAACAATGGCTGGCAAGGGTACAGAGGTGGGTCGTACATTTGAACAGTTGGCAACAATTATTGCTGGTGTGACAAATAATGATAAATTATCCGTAACATTTGATACTTGCCATACGAGTGATGCCGGTTATGCCATTAAAGATGACTTTGATGGTGTCTTAAATGAATTTGATCATGTAATTGGAATTGATCGTTTAAAGGTGTTGCATTTAAACGACTCTAAAAATGAACAAGGTAGTCATAAAGATCGGCATGCAAACACTGGAATGGGAACAATTGGATTTGATACGCTAAGTTATATTGCGCATCACCCACAACTGACTGAGGTGCCGAAGATTTTAGAAAGTCCTTACGTTAAGATAGACGATAAACATAAAGTTGCGCCATATGGTGCAGAGATTGCGATGTTAAAGAAGCAACAATTTGATCCTGAGTTTGTTGATAAATTGATTGCAAATAAATAG
- a CDS encoding YitT family protein, producing the protein MEDLQRLIERHQYIGKTGTAFIYAILVSIAVNFFWTPGHIYSSGATGLAQLITTLTGRYAPIELSTALMLFVINVPLFVLAWLKIGRQFTLFTVICVALASIMMRLIQPVTLTHDPLICAIFGGAINGFGTGLALRYGISTGGLDIVGMVLRKKTGSKMGTINILFNSLIVIAAGFVFGWPYALYSAIGLVVNARVMDMVYTRQQLLQVMIITGRPKSVIDSVQNHIRRGITIVHDAEGAYHHDEKEILFTVISRYEVYELREAMEESDPRAFVSMTESMQIMGHFYEPKL; encoded by the coding sequence ATGGAAGATTTACAGCGTTTAATTGAACGTCATCAATATATTGGTAAAACAGGAACCGCATTTATTTATGCGATTTTAGTTTCAATTGCAGTTAATTTTTTCTGGACACCAGGTCATATTTATTCATCTGGAGCGACTGGGTTAGCACAACTGATTACAACCTTGACTGGACGATATGCTCCGATAGAATTAAGTACGGCGTTAATGTTGTTCGTGATTAATGTGCCACTGTTTGTGCTTGCATGGCTTAAAATTGGTAGACAGTTTACTTTATTTACAGTGATATGTGTTGCTTTAGCCAGTATTATGATGCGACTCATTCAGCCGGTTACCTTAACTCATGATCCGCTGATTTGTGCTATTTTTGGTGGTGCAATTAATGGATTTGGAACAGGATTAGCGCTACGATATGGAATTTCAACAGGTGGGTTAGACATCGTTGGAATGGTATTACGTAAAAAAACTGGTAGCAAAATGGGAACAATTAACATTTTATTTAATTCACTAATTGTCATTGCTGCTGGATTCGTCTTTGGCTGGCCATATGCATTGTATTCAGCAATCGGGCTAGTCGTGAACGCCCGAGTTATGGACATGGTCTATACGCGACAACAGTTGTTGCAGGTGATGATTATAACCGGTCGTCCTAAATCTGTGATTGATAGTGTTCAAAACCACATTAGACGCGGAATTACAATTGTTCACGATGCTGAGGGTGCTTATCATCACGATGAAAAAGAGATTTTATTTACTGTGATTTCTCGTTATGAAGTGTATGAACTCCGTGAAGCAATGGAAGAGTCTGATCCACGGGCATTTGTTTCTATGACTGAATCGATGCAAATTATGGGGCATTTTTATGAACCTAAGCTTTAA
- the rpsU gene encoding 30S ribosomal protein S21, which translates to MAKTVVRKNESLDDALRRFKRTVSKNGTLQEYRKREYYEKPSVKRKLKSEAARKRKTKKRF; encoded by the coding sequence ATGGCAAAAACAGTCGTTCGTAAGAATGAATCTCTTGATGACGCACTTCGACGCTTTAAACGTACAGTTTCAAAAAACGGTACTTTACAAGAATACCGTAAACGTGAATATTACGAAAAGCCTAGTGTTAAACGTAAGTTGAAATCAGAAGCGGCTCGGAAACGTAAGACAAAGAAACGCTTCTAG
- the hisS gene encoding histidine--tRNA ligase, translated as MRYQRPKGTSDILPGQSEKWQYVEETARLLFADYQYQEIRTPIFENFDIFARSAGDTSDVVTKEMYDFHDKGDRHIALRPEGTAGVVRAYVENKMYGPENTKPYKVYYMGPMYRYERPQSGRQREFHQVGVEAFGSKSPALDVEVIAMAMAYFKQLGITGLRVAINSLGDEKSRSDYRQALIDYLQPHFDELSADSQERLEKNPLRVLDSKEPEDKQFVEGAPSILDYLTPEAQQHFEQVKELLDALEIEYVIDPTMVRGLDYYNHTIFEVMVNSKALGHGYTTICGGGRYSGLVKELGGPDEPGVGFGLGLERLLLLLDAEEIQVPMQNHLDVYVVGIGAATNAETLKLVQAIRDFGFSADRDYQDRKPKAQFKTANKSKAAFVVTIGEAELESHSVHFKAMGSGEEVTISLDDFYANFPQIYDKYLGE; from the coding sequence ATGCGCTACCAGCGTCCTAAAGGGACTAGTGACATTTTACCTGGGCAATCAGAAAAATGGCAATATGTTGAAGAAACAGCACGATTATTATTTGCGGATTATCAATATCAAGAAATTCGTACGCCGATTTTTGAAAATTTTGATATTTTTGCTCGTTCGGCTGGAGATACATCGGATGTTGTTACAAAGGAAATGTATGATTTTCACGATAAAGGTGATCGACATATTGCATTACGGCCGGAAGGTACTGCCGGGGTTGTGCGAGCTTATGTTGAAAATAAAATGTACGGACCGGAGAACACAAAACCATATAAAGTCTATTACATGGGCCCAATGTATCGTTATGAACGACCACAATCTGGTCGCCAACGAGAATTTCATCAAGTAGGTGTCGAAGCGTTTGGTTCAAAGAGCCCAGCGTTAGACGTTGAAGTAATCGCAATGGCGATGGCTTACTTCAAACAGCTTGGGATTACGGGTTTGCGGGTAGCTATTAATTCACTTGGAGATGAAAAAAGCCGTAGTGATTATCGCCAAGCATTGATTGATTACTTGCAACCACACTTTGATGAGTTAAGTGCAGACTCACAAGAACGGCTCGAAAAAAATCCGTTGCGGGTTTTAGATAGTAAAGAGCCTGAAGATAAGCAGTTTGTCGAAGGTGCTCCATCAATCTTGGATTATTTAACACCTGAAGCACAACAGCATTTTGAGCAAGTCAAAGAATTGCTCGATGCTTTAGAGATTGAATATGTTATCGACCCAACGATGGTGCGTGGCCTGGATTATTATAATCATACGATTTTTGAAGTAATGGTTAACTCGAAGGCCCTTGGACATGGATACACCACTATTTGTGGTGGTGGTCGTTATAGTGGCCTTGTGAAAGAGCTTGGTGGCCCTGATGAACCTGGTGTTGGGTTTGGATTGGGATTAGAACGTCTGTTGTTACTACTGGATGCTGAAGAAATTCAGGTGCCCATGCAAAATCACTTGGACGTATACGTAGTAGGAATTGGTGCGGCTACTAATGCTGAAACTTTGAAATTAGTTCAAGCAATTCGTGACTTTGGCTTTTCTGCAGATCGAGATTATCAAGATCGTAAACCTAAAGCGCAATTTAAAACAGCCAATAAATCAAAGGCAGCATTTGTTGTGACGATTGGGGAAGCTGAGTTAGAAAGCCATTCAGTGCATTTTAAGGCAATGGGTAGTGGTGAAGAAGTTACTATTTCATTGGATGATTTTTATGCCAATTTTCCACAAATTTATGATAAATATTTAGGAGAATAG